In one window of Escherichia coli DSM 30083 = JCM 1649 = ATCC 11775 DNA:
- the sapD gene encoding peptide ABC transporter ATP-binding protein SapD, with the protein MPLLDIRNLTIEFKTGDEWVKAVDRVSMTLTEGEIRGLVGESGSGKSLIAKAICGVNKDNWRVTADRMRFDDIDLLRLSARERRKLVGHNVSMIFQEPQSCLDPSERVGRQLMQNIPAWTYKGRWWQRFGWRKRRAIELLHRVGIKDHKDAMRSFPYELTEGECQKVMIAIALANQPRLLIADEPTNSMEPTTQAQIFRLLTRLNQNSNTTILLISHDLQMLSQWADKINVLYCGQTVETAPSKELVTMPHHPYTQALIRAIPDFGSAMPHKSRLNTLPGAIPLLEQLPIGCRLGPRCPYAQRECIVTPRLTGAKNHLYACHFPLNMEKE; encoded by the coding sequence ATGCCATTACTCGATATTCGTAACCTGACCATTGAATTTAAAACCGGTGATGAGTGGGTTAAAGCCGTCGACCGCGTAAGTATGACCTTAACCGAAGGTGAAATCCGCGGTCTTGTTGGCGAATCCGGTTCCGGCAAAAGTTTGATTGCTAAAGCGATTTGTGGGGTGAATAAAGATAACTGGCGTGTTACTGCTGACCGTATGCGTTTTGATGATATCGATTTGCTGCGTCTCTCCGCACGCGAACGGCGCAAGCTGGTTGGTCACAACGTGTCGATGATTTTCCAGGAACCACAGTCGTGTCTTGACCCTTCAGAACGTGTGGGTCGCCAGTTGATGCAAAACATCCCTGCCTGGACCTATAAAGGCCGTTGGTGGCAGCGTTTTGGCTGGCGCAAACGCCGTGCCATTGAACTGCTGCACCGCGTGGGGATTAAAGATCACAAAGATGCGATGCGCAGTTTTCCCTATGAGTTGACCGAAGGTGAATGTCAGAAAGTGATGATAGCCATTGCACTGGCGAATCAACCGCGTCTGCTAATTGCTGACGAACCGACCAACTCAATGGAGCCAACAACCCAGGCGCAAATCTTTCGCCTGCTGACGCGTCTCAACCAAAACAGTAATACCACTATTTTGCTTATCAGCCATGACTTACAAATGCTTAGCCAATGGGCGGATAAAATTAACGTGCTTTACTGCGGTCAAACGGTGGAAACCGCGCCGAGTAAGGAGTTGGTGACGATGCCACACCATCCTTATACCCAGGCGCTGATCCGCGCGATACCAGACTTCGGCAGCGCGATGCCGCATAAAAGTCGCCTCAATACGCTGCCCGGCGCTATCCCGCTGCTGGAACAGTTACCGATTGGTTGTCGTCTGGGGCCACGTTGCCCGTATGCACAACGAGAATGCATTGTGACGCCACGTTTGACGGGGGCGAAAAATCATCTCTATGCCTGTCATTTCCCACTGAACATGGAGAAAGAGTGA
- the sapF gene encoding peptide ABC transporter ATP-binding protein SapF codes for MIETLLEVRNLSKTFRYRTGWFRRQTVEAVKPLSFTLREGQTLAIIGENGSGKSTLAKMLAGMIEPTSGELLIDDHPLHFGDYSFRSQRIRMIFQDPSTSLNPRQRISQILDFPLRLNTDLEPEQRRKQIIETMRMVGLLPDHVSYYPHMLAPGQKQRLGLARALILRPKVIIADEALASLDMSMRSQLINLMLELQEKQGISYIYVTQHIGMMKHISDQVLVMHQGEVVERGSTADVLASPLHELTKRLIAGHFGEALTADAWRKDR; via the coding sequence ATGATCGAAACGCTACTTGAAGTGCGCAATTTAAGTAAAACGTTCCGCTACCGGACCGGCTGGTTTCGTCGTCAGACCGTAGAAGCGGTAAAACCCTTGAGCTTTACGCTACGTGAAGGCCAGACACTGGCGATTATCGGCGAGAATGGTTCGGGTAAATCCACGCTGGCAAAAATGCTGGCGGGAATGATAGAACCTACCAGCGGCGAGTTATTGATTGACGATCATCCGCTGCATTTTGGCGATTATTCCTTCCGCAGTCAGCGTATTCGCATGATTTTTCAGGATCCTTCGACCTCGTTGAATCCCCGTCAACGTATCTCGCAAATTCTGGATTTTCCACTGCGCCTGAACACCGACCTGGAACCGGAACAGCGTCGCAAACAGATTATTGAAACGATGCGTATGGTTGGGCTGCTACCGGATCACGTCAGTTACTATCCGCATATGTTAGCACCCGGGCAAAAACAGCGTCTGGGTCTGGCGCGCGCGCTGATATTGCGCCCAAAAGTCATTATTGCCGATGAAGCCCTCGCCTCACTGGATATGTCGATGCGTTCGCAGTTGATTAATCTGATGCTGGAGTTACAGGAAAAACAGGGCATTTCGTATATTTATGTTACCCAGCATATCGGAATGATGAAGCACATTAGCGACCAGGTGCTGGTGATGCATCAGGGCGAGGTTGTCGAGCGAGGCAGCACCGCAGATGTGCTGGCATCGCCGCTGCATGAACTCACCAAACGGCTGATCGCCGGTCATTTTGGCGAGGCATTGACGGCGGATGCGTGGCGTAAGGACCGTTAG
- a CDS encoding multidrug effflux MFS transporter yields the protein MARVSLSWALILGLLAGIGPMCTDLYLPALPEMSEQLAATTTITQLTLTASLIGLGVGQLLFGPLSDKIGRKRPLILSLLLFIVSSILCATTNNIYWLVVWRFIQGIAGAGGSVLSRSIARDKYQGVTLTQFFALLMTVNGLAPVLSPVLGGYIVSTFDWRTLFWVMAEISTVLLLGCLLFINETLPENKRGSSLLLTGRSVVQNRRFMRFCLIQSFMLAGLFAYIGSSSFVLQKEFGFSPMQFSLVFGLNGIGLIIASWIFSRLARRINAMTLLRGGLIAAILCALLTVLCAWVQLPIPALVALFFTIAFCSGIGTVGGAEAMSAVGTQESGTASALMGMSMFVFGGIAAPLSGIGGETLLKMSLAITVCYTLALLVALTRIDNQK from the coding sequence ATGGCTAGAGTCTCTCTTTCATGGGCATTGATTCTTGGTCTTTTAGCCGGTATCGGCCCGATGTGTACCGATCTTTATTTGCCGGCTTTGCCGGAGATGTCTGAGCAACTGGCGGCAACCACGACCATAACGCAATTAACCCTGACCGCATCACTGATTGGTCTTGGCGTCGGACAACTGTTATTTGGCCCTCTGAGCGACAAAATAGGGCGTAAACGTCCGTTAATCTTGTCGTTGTTATTGTTTATTGTTTCTTCCATTTTGTGCGCGACAACGAACAATATTTACTGGCTGGTGGTCTGGCGTTTTATTCAAGGGATCGCGGGGGCGGGTGGTTCGGTGCTCTCTCGTTCTATTGCTCGTGACAAATATCAGGGAGTAACGTTGACCCAGTTTTTTGCGCTGTTAATGACGGTGAATGGCCTGGCACCGGTGTTGTCGCCAGTGCTGGGCGGGTACATTGTTAGCACTTTTGACTGGCGCACTTTATTCTGGGTAATGGCTGAAATTAGCACCGTACTGTTGCTGGGCTGCCTGTTATTTATTAATGAGACCTTGCCAGAAAATAAAAGGGGCTCATCATTGCTATTAACCGGACGAAGCGTGGTGCAGAACCGCCGTTTTATGCGCTTTTGCCTGATTCAAAGTTTTATGCTGGCTGGTTTGTTTGCATATATCGGCTCTTCGTCGTTCGTGTTGCAGAAGGAATTTGGCTTTAGTCCAATGCAATTTAGCCTGGTGTTTGGCCTTAACGGCATCGGACTTATCATTGCTTCATGGATCTTCTCGCGCCTGGCGCGACGGATTAACGCGATGACATTGTTGCGAGGTGGTCTGATAGCGGCAATTTTGTGTGCATTGCTCACGGTCTTATGCGCATGGGTACAATTGCCCATTCCGGCACTGGTGGCATTATTTTTCACCATCGCATTTTGTAGCGGCATCGGCACTGTTGGCGGGGCAGAGGCTATGAGTGCAGTAGGGACGCAGGAATCTGGAACGGCGTCTGCGTTGATGGGGATGAGCATGTTTGTCTTCGGCGGTATAGCCGCGCCATTGTCGGGAATTGGCGGAGAAACACTGTTAAAAATGAGTCTGGCAATTACGGTGTGTTATACGCTGGCATTGCTGGTTGCTCTCACCAGAATCGACAACCAAAAGTAA
- a CDS encoding efflux transporter outer membrane subunit translates to MLRRSLIFLVLLSAGCVSLDPHYSTPESPIPATLPGAQGQGKAISHDWQQVIHDPRLQQVVTIALNSNRDVQKAIADIDSARALYGQTNASLFPTVNAALSSTRSRSLANGTVTTAEADGTVSSYTLDLFGRNQSLSRAARETWLASEFTAQNTRLTLIAEISTAWLTLAADNSNLALAKETMASAENSLKIIQRQQQVGTAAATDVSEAMSVYQQARASVASYQTQVMQDKNALNLLAGTTLAENLLPGTLESLPEQMISLVPAGVSSDVLLRRPDIQEAEHNLKSANADIGAARANFFPTISLTASAGVGSDALSSLFSHGMQIWSFAPSVTLPLFTGGSNLAQLRYAEAQKRGLIATYEKTVQSAFKDVANALARRTTLEEQLDAQRQYVKAEQQTVDVGLRRYQAGVGDYLTVLTAQRSLWSAQQELLALQLTDFTNRITLWQSLGGGMSSLK, encoded by the coding sequence ATGTTGCGTCGTTCTCTTATTTTTCTGGTGTTGTTGAGTGCGGGATGTGTCTCGCTCGATCCTCACTACAGTACGCCTGAATCCCCAATCCCGGCGACCTTGCCGGGAGCACAGGGCCAGGGGAAGGCAATCAGCCATGACTGGCAGCAGGTGATTCACGATCCCCGATTGCAGCAGGTAGTAACCATTGCACTGAACAGTAACCGCGATGTGCAAAAAGCGATTGCTGATATTGACTCAGCACGGGCGCTCTATGGGCAAACTAATGCGTCGTTATTTCCGACGGTGAATGCGGCCTTAAGTTCGACTCGCAGTCGTTCGCTGGCGAATGGTACGGTAACAACTGCCGAGGCTGACGGCACGGTGTCCAGTTATACGTTAGATCTGTTTGGTCGTAATCAGAGTTTATCTCGGGCGGCGCGGGAAACCTGGCTTGCCAGTGAATTTACAGCCCAGAACACTCGTTTAACGCTGATTGCTGAAATCAGCACCGCCTGGCTGACACTGGCGGCCGATAACAGCAACCTGGCCCTGGCAAAAGAAACGATGGCCAGTGCAGAAAACTCATTGAAAATTATCCAGCGCCAGCAACAGGTTGGCACGGCGGCAGCGACAGATGTCAGTGAGGCGATGAGTGTTTATCAGCAAGCGCGCGCCAGCGTTGCCAGCTATCAGACACAAGTGATGCAGGATAAAAATGCGCTGAACTTACTGGCAGGTACAACGCTTGCGGAAAATCTGCTACCGGGAACACTGGAAAGCCTGCCGGAACAAATGATAAGTCTGGTTCCTGCGGGAGTATCATCTGATGTTCTGCTGCGTCGCCCGGATATCCAGGAAGCTGAACATAATTTGAAGAGCGCCAATGCAGATATTGGCGCGGCGCGGGCTAACTTTTTCCCGACGATTTCGCTGACTGCCAGTGCCGGTGTTGGCAGTGACGCATTGTCGTCGTTGTTCAGCCACGGAATGCAGATCTGGTCATTTGCGCCATCGGTCACATTACCGCTGTTCACTGGCGGAAGTAATCTGGCGCAGCTTCGTTACGCAGAAGCACAAAAGCGTGGGCTCATTGCCACCTATGAAAAAACCGTTCAGAGCGCATTTAAAGATGTCGCTAACGCACTGGCGCGGCGGACCACGCTTGAAGAGCAACTGGATGCACAGCGCCAGTATGTTAAAGCTGAGCAACAAACGGTCGATGTTGGCTTGCGTCGCTATCAGGCGGGTGTTGGTGATTACCTGACCGTGTTGACGGCGCAGCGCAGCTTGTGGAGTGCACAGCAGGAGCTGCTGGCACTGCAACTGACTGATTTTACAAACCGAATCACGCTCTGGCAGTCGCTGGGCGGCGGCATGTCATCACTCAAGTAA
- a CDS encoding efflux RND transporter permease subunit — protein MFSRFFVRRPVFAWVIAILIMLAGILAIRTLPVAQYPDVAPPTIKISATYTGASAETLENSVTQVIEQQLTGLDNLLYFSSTSSSDGSVSINVTFEQGTDPDTAQVQVQNKIQQAESRLPSEVQQTGVTVEKSQSNFLLIAAVYDTTDKASSSDIADWLVSNVQDPLARVEGVGSLQVFGAEYAMRIWLDPAKLASYSLMPSDVQSAIEAQNVQVTAGKIGALPSPNTQQLTATVRAQSRLQTVDQFKNIIVKSQSDGAVVRIKDVARVEMGSEDYTAIGKLNGHPSAGVAVMLSPGANALNTATLVKDKIAEFQRNMPQGYDIAYPKDSTEFIKISVEDVIQTLFEAIVLVVCVMYLFLQNLRATLIPALAVPVVLLGTFGVLALFGYSINTLTLFAMVLAIGLLVDDAIVVVENVERIMRDEGLPAREATEKSMGEISGALVAIALVLSAVFLPMAFFGGSTGVIYRQFSITIISAMLLSVVVALTLTPALCGSVLQHVPPHKKGFFGAFNRFYRRTEDKYQRGVIYVLRRAARTMGLYVVLGGGMALMMWKLPGSFLPTEDQGEIMVQYTLPAGATAARTAEVNRQIVDWFLINEKANTDVIFTVDGFSFSGSGQNTGMAFVSLKNWSQRKGAENTAQAIALRATKELGTIRDATVFAMTPPAVDGLGQSNGFTFELLANGGADRETLLQMRNQLIEKANQSPELHSVRANDLPQMPQLQVDIDSNKAVSLGLSLNDVTDTLSSAWGGTYVNDFIDRGRVKKVYIQGDSEFRSAPSDLGKWFVRGSDNAMTPFSAFATTRWLYGPERLVRYNGSAAYEIQGENATGFSSGDAMTKMEELANSLPAGTTWAWSGLSLQEKLASGQALSLYAVSILVVFLCLAALYESWSVPFSVILVIPLGLLGAALAAWMRDLNNDVYFQVALLTTIGLSSKNAILIVEFAEAAVAEGYSLSRAALRAAQTRLRPIIMTSLAFIAGVMPLAIATGAGANSRIAIGTGIIGGTLTATLLAIFFVPLFFVLVKRLFAGKPRRQE, from the coding sequence ATGTTTTCGCGCTTTTTTGTTCGCCGCCCGGTCTTTGCCTGGGTTATCGCCATTTTGATTATGTTGGCGGGGATTCTGGCTATTCGCACATTGCCCGTCGCGCAATATCCTGACGTTGCACCGCCGACCATTAAAATTTCAGCCACTTATACTGGTGCTTCTGCCGAAACGCTGGAGAACAGCGTGACTCAGGTTATCGAGCAACAACTCACTGGGCTTGATAATTTACTCTATTTCAGCTCAACCAGTAGCTCTGATGGTTCGGTCAGTATTAATGTGACCTTTGAACAAGGTACCGATCCAGATACTGCACAGGTTCAGGTGCAGAATAAAATTCAGCAGGCGGAGTCGCGCCTACCCAGCGAAGTGCAGCAAACGGGTGTTACGGTGGAGAAATCACAAAGCAACTTTTTGCTGATTGCTGCCGTGTATGACACCACTGACAAAGCCTCCAGTTCGGATATCGCCGACTGGCTGGTCAGTAACGTTCAGGACCCCCTGGCGCGTGTTGAAGGTGTGGGGAGTCTGCAAGTCTTTGGCGCGGAATACGCCATGCGCATCTGGCTCGACCCGGCCAAACTGGCGTCTTACTCGCTGATGCCTTCAGACGTGCAAAGTGCTATTGAAGCGCAAAACGTGCAGGTTACTGCCGGGAAAATAGGGGCATTGCCTTCACCGAATACTCAGCAACTGACCGCAACGGTACGTGCGCAGTCTCGCTTGCAGACGGTGGATCAGTTCAAAAATATTATCGTGAAAAGCCAGTCAGACGGCGCAGTTGTTCGTATAAAAGATGTGGCTCGCGTTGAGATGGGCAGTGAAGATTATACCGCTATCGGCAAACTTAACGGTCACCCGTCTGCCGGGGTTGCTGTAATGCTTTCGCCCGGTGCGAATGCGCTGAATACGGCGACGCTGGTCAAGGATAAGATTGCCGAATTCCAGCGGAACATGCCGCAGGGATACGACATCGCATACCCGAAAGACAGCACTGAATTTATTAAAATCTCCGTAGAGGACGTAATTCAGACGCTGTTTGAAGCCATCGTATTGGTGGTTTGCGTGATGTATTTATTCCTGCAAAACCTGCGTGCCACACTGATTCCGGCGTTAGCTGTCCCCGTCGTTTTGCTGGGCACATTCGGCGTTCTTGCGTTGTTTGGCTATTCGATTAATACCCTGACGTTGTTTGCAATGGTGCTGGCGATCGGCTTGCTGGTGGACGATGCCATTGTGGTGGTAGAGAACGTCGAACGCATTATGCGTGACGAAGGGTTACCCGCGCGTGAAGCCACGGAAAAATCAATGGGCGAGATTTCTGGCGCACTGGTTGCCATTGCGCTGGTGTTGTCAGCCGTATTCCTGCCGATGGCCTTCTTTGGGGGATCTACGGGGGTAATTTATCGTCAGTTCTCCATCACCATCATCTCCGCAATGCTGCTTTCCGTGGTGGTGGCATTGACCTTGACTCCCGCCCTGTGCGGTTCCGTCCTCCAGCATGTTCCGCCACATAAAAAAGGCTTTTTCGGCGCATTTAACCGCTTTTATCGCCGTACTGAAGATAAATATCAGCGAGGCGTAATTTATGTCCTGCGCCGTGCAGCCCGAACGATGGGGCTTTATGTCGTGCTGGGTGGTGGAATGGCCCTGATGATGTGGAAGCTGCCGGGCAGTTTCTTACCCACTGAAGACCAGGGCGAAATCATGGTGCAGTACACGCTGCCGGCCGGGGCGACCGCTGCCCGTACAGCAGAAGTGAATCGCCAGATTGTTGACTGGTTCCTGATTAACGAGAAAGCAAATACCGATGTCATCTTTACCGTTGATGGTTTCAGTTTTAGCGGCAGCGGACAGAACACCGGGATGGCGTTTGTTTCGTTGAAAAACTGGTCTCAACGTAAAGGGGCAGAAAACACCGCCCAGGCTATCGCCCTACGGGCTACCAAAGAGCTGGGCACAATTCGTGATGCCACGGTATTTGCGATGACGCCGCCAGCCGTTGATGGGCTGGGGCAAAGCAATGGTTTTACGTTTGAATTGTTAGCTAACGGTGGAGCCGATCGTGAAACACTGCTGCAAATGCGTAATCAGTTGATAGAAAAAGCGAATCAAAGTCCGGAGTTACATTCTGTACGCGCCAATGATTTGCCACAAATGCCGCAATTGCAGGTAGATATTGATAGTAATAAAGCGGTGTCATTAGGGTTGAGTTTGAATGATGTCACCGACACCCTGTCCAGTGCGTGGGGCGGTACTTATGTGAATGACTTTATTGACCGTGGTCGTGTGAAAAAAGTCTACATTCAGGGCGACAGCGAATTTCGTTCCGCGCCGTCAGACTTAGGTAAATGGTTTGTGCGCGGTAGCGATAACGCCATGACACCATTCTCTGCTTTTGCGACCACCCGCTGGCTGTATGGACCGGAAAGACTGGTGCGCTACAACGGCTCGGCAGCCTATGAAATTCAGGGCGAAAACGCGACTGGCTTTAGTTCCGGCGATGCAATGACAAAAATGGAGGAACTGGCAAACAGTCTTCCTGCGGGAACAACCTGGGCCTGGAGTGGTTTGTCATTGCAGGAGAAACTGGCCAGCGGTCAGGCATTAAGTCTGTATGCAGTTTCTATTCTGGTGGTTTTCCTCTGCCTTGCAGCACTGTACGAAAGCTGGTCAGTCCCGTTCTCGGTCATTCTGGTGATCCCTCTGGGGCTTCTTGGCGCGGCGCTGGCGGCCTGGATGCGTGATTTAAACAACGACGTTTACTTCCAGGTAGCGCTATTAACTACTATCGGCTTGTCGTCGAAAAACGCCATTCTGATTGTGGAATTTGCTGAAGCGGCGGTTGCAGAGGGCTATTCCTTGAGTCGTGCGGCATTACGCGCGGCGCAGACTCGTTTACGCCCAATCATCATGACCTCGCTGGCGTTTATTGCGGGGGTAATGCCGCTGGCGATAGCAACTGGCGCAGGGGCGAACAGCCGCATCGCCATTGGTACGGGCATTATTGGTGGCACGCTGACCGCTACATTACTGGCCATTTTCTTCGTTCCTCTGTTTTTTGTACTGGTGAAACGTTTGTTTGCCGGTAAACCGCGCCGTCAGGAGTAA
- a CDS encoding efflux RND transporter periplasmic adaptor subunit translates to MKYIATSVVAMLLLSGCDNTQSNNSSPSETEVGVVTLKSQPVSVVSELTGRTSAALSAEVRPQVGGIIQKRLFKEGDLVKAGQPLYQIDAASYQAAWNEARAALQQAQALVKADCQKAQRYTRLVKENGVSQQDADDAQSTCAQDKASVEAKKAALETARINLDWTTVTAPISGRIGISSVTPGALVTASQDTALTTIRGLDTMYVDLTRSSVDLLRLRKQSLATNSDTMSVSLILEDGTTYSEKGRLELTEVAVDESTGSVTLRAIFPNPQQQLLPGMFVRARVDEGVMEDAILAPQQGVTRDAKGNATALVVNKDNKVEQRTLETGETYGDKWLVLNGLHNGDRLIVEGSAKVTSGQTVKAVEVQANGGNA, encoded by the coding sequence ATGAAGTATATAGCAACATCTGTAGTGGCAATGCTGCTCTTATCGGGTTGTGATAATACGCAAAGTAACAATTCATCCCCGTCAGAAACAGAAGTCGGCGTTGTTACGCTCAAATCTCAACCGGTTTCGGTAGTCAGTGAATTAACCGGACGCACCAGTGCTGCGCTCAGTGCTGAAGTACGTCCGCAGGTTGGGGGAATTATCCAGAAACGCTTATTTAAGGAAGGTGATCTGGTCAAGGCTGGACAGCCTCTCTACCAGATTGATGCGGCCAGTTATCAGGCTGCATGGAATGAAGCCCGGGCAGCATTACAACAAGCACAGGCACTGGTAAAAGCCGATTGCCAGAAAGCGCAGCGTTATACCCGACTGGTGAAAGAGAACGGTGTTTCACAACAGGATGCTGATGATGCTCAGTCTACCTGTGCACAAGATAAAGCCAGTGTAGAGGCGAAAAAAGCCGCACTGGAAACTGCGCGCATTAATCTTGACTGGACCACGGTAACCGCACCGATTTCGGGGCGTATTGGCATTTCGTCGGTAACCCCTGGCGCACTGGTGACCGCGTCGCAGGATACAGCGTTAACGACTATTCGTGGTCTGGATACAATGTATGTCGACCTCACTCGCTCCAGTGTCGATTTATTACGTCTGCGTAAACAGTCACTGGCGACCAACAGTGACACCATGAGCGTCTCACTTATTCTGGAAGATGGCACAACCTACAGCGAAAAAGGGCGTCTGGAACTCACCGAAGTCGCGGTGGATGAGTCTACCGGTTCGGTGACATTACGGGCAATTTTCCCCAATCCACAACAGCAGTTATTACCGGGAATGTTTGTTCGCGCTCGTGTCGATGAAGGCGTGATGGAAGACGCTATTCTCGCGCCTCAACAGGGCGTTACGCGCGATGCTAAAGGCAATGCAACTGCGCTGGTGGTGAATAAAGACAATAAAGTAGAGCAGCGAACGCTCGAAACGGGAGAAACGTATGGTGATAAATGGCTGGTGCTGAACGGCCTGCACAACGGCGACCGACTGATTGTTGAAGGTTCTGCCAAAGTCACTTCAGGGCAGACCGTCAAGGCTGTTGAAGTTCAGGCTAATGGAGGCAACGCCTGA
- a CDS encoding TetR/AcrR family transcriptional regulator, which yields MTSKLEIRHKQRQDEIINAARRCFRRCGFHAASMSQIASEAQLSVGQIYRYFANKDAIIEEMVRRIIDFRIAQMDIDARTDHFPEVLALRKSLNEDDDALMLEVAAEATRNPRVMAMLEEADARMFANGCAHMKRMHPHLSDEHIRCCVEVFATMMEGTVYRRLTPQKSDPQHLQEIYQDIVSMLINK from the coding sequence ATGACCAGCAAGCTGGAGATACGCCACAAACAGCGTCAGGATGAAATCATTAACGCCGCCCGTCGGTGTTTTCGTCGCTGCGGATTTCATGCCGCCAGTATGTCGCAAATTGCCAGCGAAGCTCAGCTTAGCGTGGGTCAGATATATCGTTACTTCGCCAACAAAGACGCCATTATTGAAGAGATGGTTCGTCGTATCATCGACTTTCGTATTGCCCAAATGGACATTGACGCGCGTACCGATCACTTCCCGGAAGTCCTTGCCTTGCGTAAATCCTTAAATGAGGACGACGACGCGCTGATGCTGGAAGTGGCTGCAGAAGCCACACGCAACCCGCGGGTTATGGCAATGCTTGAAGAAGCTGACGCCAGAATGTTCGCTAACGGTTGTGCACATATGAAAAGAATGCATCCCCATCTTAGCGACGAGCACATTCGTTGCTGCGTTGAAGTGTTTGCTACCATGATGGAAGGTACGGTTTATCGTCGTTTAACACCGCAAAAAAGCGATCCACAACATCTGCAGGAAATATATCAGGATATTGTTAGTATGTTGATAAATAAATAA
- the fabI gene encoding enoyl-ACP reductase FabI translates to MGFLSGKRILVTGVASKLSIAYGIAQAMHREGAELAFTYQNDKLKGRVEEFAAQLGSDIVLQCDVAEDASIDTMFAELGKVWPKFDGFVHSIGFAPGDQLDGDYVNAVTREGFKIAHDISSYSFVAMAKACRSMLNPGSALLTLSYLGAERAIPNYNVMGLAKASLEANVRYMANAMGPEGVRVNAISAGPIRTLAASGIKDFRKMLAHCEAVTPIRRTVTIEDVGNSAAFLCSDLSAGISGEVVHVDGGFSIAAMNELELK, encoded by the coding sequence ATGGGTTTTCTTTCCGGTAAGCGCATTCTGGTAACCGGTGTTGCCAGCAAACTGTCCATCGCCTACGGTATCGCTCAGGCGATGCACCGCGAAGGAGCTGAACTGGCATTCACCTACCAGAACGACAAACTGAAAGGCCGCGTAGAAGAATTTGCCGCTCAATTGGGTTCTGACATCGTTCTGCAGTGCGATGTTGCCGAAGATGCCAGCATCGACACCATGTTCGCTGAACTGGGGAAAGTTTGGCCGAAATTTGACGGTTTCGTACACTCTATTGGTTTTGCACCTGGCGATCAGCTGGATGGTGACTATGTTAACGCCGTTACCCGTGAAGGCTTCAAAATTGCCCACGACATCAGCTCCTACAGCTTCGTTGCAATGGCAAAAGCTTGCCGCTCCATGCTGAATCCGGGTTCTGCCCTGCTGACCCTTTCCTACCTTGGCGCTGAGCGCGCTATCCCGAACTACAACGTTATGGGTCTGGCAAAAGCGTCTCTGGAAGCGAACGTGCGCTATATGGCGAACGCGATGGGTCCGGAAGGTGTGCGTGTTAACGCCATCTCTGCGGGTCCGATCCGTACTCTGGCGGCTTCCGGTATCAAAGACTTCCGCAAAATGCTGGCTCATTGCGAAGCCGTTACCCCGATTCGCCGTACCGTTACTATTGAAGATGTGGGTAATTCCGCGGCATTCCTGTGCTCCGATCTCTCTGCCGGTATCTCCGGTGAAGTGGTCCACGTTGACGGCGGTTTCAGCATCGCTGCAATGAACGAACTCGAACTGAAATAA